From Diaminobutyricibacter sp. McL0608, one genomic window encodes:
- the gatB gene encoding Asp-tRNA(Asn)/Glu-tRNA(Gln) amidotransferase subunit GatB — MAAAELMDYDKAIELFEPVLGFEVHVELNTRTKMFCGCSNAFGQGANTNTCPTCLGLPGGLPQVNRKAIESSIRLGLALGCNIAETSRFARKNYFYPDTPKNFQTSQYDEPIAYDGTITIELESGRSVTVAIERAHMEEDAGKLTHVGGSTGRIQGADYSLVDYNRGGVPLVEIVTKMIEGAEADAPEVGRTYVAAIRELVKALGVSNARMEEGNVRCDANVSLRPRGSSVLGTRTETKNVNSLRSVERAVRYEIQRQAVILAAGGTITQETRHWHEDTGTTSAGRPKSDADDYRYFPEPDLVPVAPSREWVEELRATLPEMPAARRKRLAAAWGFTALEFQDVANADLLDAVDATVAAGASPAAARKWWTGEIARLANAQGVPAETLVSPEHVASLAALVDDGTLTDRLARQVLEGVIAGEGTPQEVVDARGLAVVSDDGALIAAIDEALAAQPDVLEKIRDGKVQAAGAVIGAVMKAMKGQADAARVRELVLERASSQQ; from the coding sequence ATGGCCGCAGCTGAACTGATGGACTACGACAAGGCCATCGAGCTCTTCGAGCCTGTCCTCGGCTTCGAAGTCCACGTCGAATTGAACACCAGGACGAAGATGTTCTGCGGTTGCTCGAACGCCTTCGGCCAGGGCGCCAACACCAACACCTGTCCGACCTGTCTCGGCCTGCCCGGTGGTCTGCCACAGGTCAACAGGAAGGCGATCGAGTCGAGCATCCGCCTCGGACTCGCACTCGGCTGCAACATCGCCGAGACGAGCCGGTTCGCGCGCAAGAACTACTTCTACCCGGATACACCGAAGAACTTCCAGACCTCGCAGTACGACGAGCCGATCGCCTACGACGGCACGATCACGATCGAACTCGAGAGCGGTCGCTCGGTGACCGTCGCGATCGAGCGCGCGCACATGGAAGAGGACGCCGGCAAGCTGACGCACGTCGGCGGCTCCACCGGCCGCATCCAGGGCGCCGACTACTCGCTCGTCGACTACAACCGCGGCGGCGTTCCCCTTGTCGAGATCGTCACCAAGATGATCGAGGGTGCTGAGGCCGACGCGCCTGAGGTCGGCCGCACGTATGTCGCGGCGATCCGGGAGCTCGTCAAGGCACTCGGTGTGTCGAACGCGCGAATGGAGGAGGGCAACGTGCGCTGCGACGCGAACGTCTCCCTGCGTCCGCGGGGATCGTCGGTGCTCGGTACGCGTACAGAGACGAAGAACGTGAACTCGCTGCGCTCGGTGGAGCGCGCCGTCCGTTACGAGATCCAGCGCCAGGCTGTGATCCTCGCAGCCGGCGGCACCATCACCCAGGAGACCCGGCACTGGCATGAGGACACCGGCACGACCAGTGCCGGGCGCCCGAAGAGCGACGCGGACGACTACCGCTACTTCCCGGAGCCCGACCTCGTCCCGGTCGCGCCGTCCCGCGAGTGGGTCGAAGAGCTGCGCGCAACCCTTCCCGAAATGCCGGCCGCACGTCGCAAGCGACTCGCCGCCGCGTGGGGATTCACCGCGCTCGAGTTCCAGGATGTCGCCAACGCGGACCTGCTCGACGCGGTCGATGCCACCGTCGCCGCCGGCGCATCGCCTGCGGCCGCCCGCAAGTGGTGGACGGGCGAGATCGCCCGGCTCGCCAACGCGCAGGGCGTCCCCGCCGAGACTCTGGTCTCGCCCGAACACGTGGCGTCGCTCGCCGCACTCGTCGACGATGGGACCCTCACGGATCGTCTCGCTCGCCAGGTGCTCGAAGGCGTCATCGCAGGCGAAGGCACGCCCCAGGAGGTCGTAGACGCTCGCGGGCTCGCTGTCGTCTCCGACGATGGTGCGCTCATCGCGGCCATCGACGAGGCACTCGCGGCCCAGCCGGATGTGCTGGAGAAGATCCGCGACGGCAAAGTGCAGGCGGCGGGCGCCGTGATCGGCGCGGTCATGAAGGCCATGAAGGGCCAGGCGGACGCGGCTCGCGTGCGGGAGCTCGTGCTCGAGCGGGCGTCCTCCCAGCAATGA
- a CDS encoding long-chain-fatty-acid--CoA ligase — MTTYAKRPWQASYAPGVPVDIDLPEGSLAHLIDESVATYGRNVALEFFGATTTYAALGEQIGRAAEGLRKLGVRKGDRVALVLPNCPQHVAAFYAVLRLGAVVVEHNPLYTPRELRHQFEDHGAQIAIVWDKAAATVQDLPADLGVSTVISVDVTRAMPASKRFALRLPVAAARTAREQLTTQVRGTITWEKLLDNRRIAATYPRPEAQDLALIQYTSGTTGVPKGAMLSHRNLDANAAQARAWVPAIERGTSVVYAVLPLFHAYGLTLCLTFAMSMGSRLVLFPKFDPDLVLDVVRKRPPTFLPAVPPIYERLATAAKKKKVSLSGIDIAISGAMNLPDSIVSMWEKETGGYLVEGYGLSECSPVLMANPVGSTRKAGTVGLALPSTDLRVIDPEHPDTDREFGEEGELVARGPQVFSGYWRKPDETAKVLDEHGWFRTGDIVTMDDDGFVRIVDRIKELIITGGFNVAPTEVEDCLRTVEGVADVAVVGVPHGRGGEDVVAAVVMKPGASFDEAAIRAYARENLTPYKVPRHITQVDELPRSLIGKVVRRQVRDQLLKEKGSD, encoded by the coding sequence GTGACTACGTACGCAAAGCGGCCGTGGCAGGCCAGTTACGCCCCCGGTGTTCCTGTCGACATCGACCTCCCCGAGGGTTCCCTCGCCCACCTGATCGACGAGTCCGTGGCGACGTACGGCAGGAACGTCGCTCTCGAATTCTTCGGGGCGACGACGACCTACGCTGCGCTCGGCGAGCAGATCGGCCGGGCCGCGGAAGGTCTCCGCAAGCTCGGCGTGCGCAAGGGCGACCGCGTCGCACTCGTGCTCCCGAACTGCCCCCAGCACGTCGCCGCGTTCTACGCCGTCCTGCGGCTTGGTGCCGTCGTCGTCGAGCACAACCCGCTCTACACGCCGCGTGAGCTCCGTCACCAGTTCGAAGATCACGGAGCGCAGATCGCGATCGTCTGGGACAAGGCGGCCGCGACGGTCCAGGATCTCCCTGCAGACCTCGGCGTCTCCACGGTGATCTCCGTCGATGTCACCCGGGCGATGCCGGCGTCCAAGCGATTCGCGCTCCGCCTTCCCGTCGCGGCGGCGCGCACCGCCCGGGAGCAGCTGACGACGCAGGTGCGCGGCACGATCACGTGGGAGAAGCTCCTCGACAATCGGCGGATCGCTGCGACCTATCCGCGGCCCGAGGCCCAGGACCTCGCCCTGATCCAATACACCAGCGGCACGACGGGCGTCCCGAAGGGCGCAATGCTCAGCCACCGGAACCTCGACGCGAATGCAGCGCAGGCGCGGGCCTGGGTCCCCGCGATCGAACGCGGCACGTCGGTCGTCTACGCGGTGCTCCCGCTGTTCCACGCGTACGGACTGACCCTGTGCCTCACGTTCGCGATGAGCATGGGCTCCCGGCTGGTGCTGTTCCCCAAGTTCGACCCCGACCTCGTGCTCGACGTCGTCCGGAAACGCCCGCCGACCTTCCTGCCCGCGGTCCCGCCGATCTACGAGCGGCTCGCGACCGCGGCGAAGAAGAAGAAGGTCTCGCTCAGCGGCATCGACATCGCGATCTCCGGCGCCATGAATCTCCCGGACAGTATCGTCAGCATGTGGGAGAAGGAGACCGGCGGTTATCTGGTCGAAGGGTACGGCCTGTCCGAATGCTCGCCGGTGCTGATGGCGAACCCCGTCGGCAGCACCCGTAAGGCCGGGACGGTCGGGCTTGCCCTGCCGAGCACCGACCTGCGTGTCATCGACCCCGAGCATCCGGACACCGACCGGGAATTCGGCGAGGAAGGCGAGCTCGTCGCCCGGGGGCCGCAGGTGTTCTCGGGATACTGGCGCAAACCGGATGAGACCGCCAAAGTGCTCGATGAGCACGGCTGGTTCCGCACGGGCGACATCGTGACGATGGACGACGACGGCTTCGTGCGCATCGTCGACCGCATCAAGGAACTCATCATCACCGGGGGCTTCAACGTCGCGCCGACCGAGGTCGAGGACTGCCTGCGCACGGTCGAGGGCGTCGCGGATGTCGCCGTGGTCGGCGTCCCCCACGGGCGCGGCGGCGAGGATGTGGTCGCCGCGGTCGTCATGAAGCCCGGCGCCTCATTCGACGAGGCCGCCATCCGGGCCTACGCCCGCGAGAACCTCACTCCGTACAAAGTCCCGCGTCACATCACCCAGGTCGACGAACTGCCGCGGTCACTCATCGGCAAGGTCGTCCGACGCCAGGTGCGGGACCAGTTGCTGAAGGAGAAGGGCTCGGATTAG
- a CDS encoding PaaI family thioesterase encodes MSGDEQPEATSGIRSRVIEWEDPAPGVAVMPTMSGLEYLRTLIRGELPPPPIMAHLTMRLVDADVGTATFVCEPDESHYNPLGTVHGGLVCTLLDSALGCAVQSTLAQGQGYTSIEIKVNYLRPVFADAGPLTCVGTVTKPGNRVAFADGVVTDASGKIVATATGSLLVFPIA; translated from the coding sequence GTGAGCGGTGACGAGCAGCCCGAAGCGACCAGCGGCATCCGCAGCCGGGTGATCGAGTGGGAGGACCCAGCGCCCGGCGTCGCCGTCATGCCGACGATGTCGGGTCTGGAGTACCTGCGAACGCTGATCCGGGGTGAGCTTCCGCCGCCGCCGATCATGGCCCACCTGACCATGCGTCTCGTGGACGCCGACGTCGGGACGGCGACGTTCGTGTGCGAGCCGGACGAGTCGCACTACAACCCGCTCGGCACCGTGCACGGGGGACTGGTCTGCACCCTCCTTGACTCGGCACTGGGATGCGCGGTGCAGAGCACGCTGGCGCAGGGCCAGGGCTACACGTCGATCGAGATCAAGGTGAACTACCTGCGGCCGGTGTTCGCGGATGCGGGCCCGCTCACCTGTGTGGGCACGGTCACGAAGCCGGGCAACCGCGTCGCGTTCGCCGACGGCGTCGTGACGGATGCGTCGGGCAAGATCGTCGCGACCGCCACCGGCTCGCTGCTCGTCTTCCCGATCGCCTAA
- a CDS encoding YbaK/EbsC family protein, whose amino-acid sequence MGVFTLGDLTTVPASTRPDLLSGPTAAALAAAGVADEIGVVEIDPDVSDTAATQARFGLDAGTLANCVVVSGKREGVERIAACVILATTRADINTVVRKLLDVRKCSFLPMDRAVELTSMEYGGITPIGLPEDWPVYVDSRVDATDVVIIGSGVRRSKLLLPGATLGTLPGIRVVDGLAVDMPTG is encoded by the coding sequence ATGGGAGTCTTCACACTCGGTGATCTGACCACGGTGCCCGCATCCACTCGTCCCGACCTTCTCAGCGGTCCGACCGCCGCCGCCCTCGCCGCTGCAGGCGTTGCGGATGAGATCGGCGTCGTCGAGATCGATCCGGATGTCTCCGACACGGCGGCCACCCAGGCGCGGTTCGGCCTCGACGCCGGCACCCTCGCCAACTGTGTCGTCGTCTCCGGCAAGCGCGAGGGCGTCGAACGCATCGCCGCGTGCGTGATCCTCGCGACCACGCGTGCGGACATCAACACTGTCGTCCGCAAGCTCCTCGACGTGCGCAAGTGCTCCTTCCTCCCGATGGATCGCGCCGTCGAGCTGACCTCGATGGAGTACGGCGGCATAACGCCGATCGGGTTGCCCGAAGACTGGCCCGTGTACGTGGACAGCCGGGTGGATGCGACGGACGTCGTCATCATCGGCTCCGGGGTGCGGCGGTCAAAGCTCCTGCTGCCCGGAGCGACGCTCGGCACTCTCCCCGGCATCCGGGTCGTCGACGGCCTCGCGGTGGACATGCCGACCGGATGA
- a CDS encoding APC family permease — translation MTTTVPPNSNSESVDSKGLKSGALGLVSSVVVGVASTAPAYSLAASLGFIVVGGTLAAGVHAPGIVLLAFIPMYLIAVAYQELNKAEPDCGTTFTWATRAFGPITGWMGGWGIIVADVIVMSNLAQIAGSYTFTFIGGFGLPGVAALATNEFATLIAGLLWIAVMTWICYRGIEISARVQYVLLAFEVIILLFFAGFALVKVYTGNAEPYSLIPQWNWFNPFGLDFSQTIAPAMLTAIFIYWGWDTAVSINEETKDPGKTPGRAAVISTILLLLTYAIVTVAAIAFAGVGDKGIGLANPANSSDVFSAIGPTLFGSGPIGSILLTLLGFSILTSASASTQTTILPTARTSLSMAVYKAIPEKFARIHPKFLTPTWSTIGMGVISAAFYLIFSAISFSLLNALIGSIGLMIAFYYGLTGFVCVWFYRKTMFKSFRNVIMRGVFPFVGGVILLAVFVYGLVQFAAPDWLVDDAGKNVTIFGIGAEAVVGVGGLLLGLVLMFIWWAVRPDFFRGKTLPMRSDDLVLANVEGGLAGFGLPDSGVFATVIAPDLSNLPPGQTAINVETGEPVDTPSELPPADPNFGKPPEERE, via the coding sequence ATGACGACCACTGTTCCCCCCAATTCCAACTCCGAATCCGTCGACAGCAAGGGACTGAAGTCCGGCGCGCTCGGGCTCGTCTCGAGCGTCGTGGTGGGTGTCGCCTCGACGGCCCCCGCCTACAGCCTCGCGGCCAGCCTGGGGTTCATCGTCGTCGGCGGCACGCTCGCCGCCGGCGTGCATGCGCCCGGCATCGTCCTGCTGGCGTTCATCCCGATGTACCTGATCGCGGTGGCCTACCAGGAGTTGAACAAGGCGGAGCCGGACTGCGGCACGACGTTCACCTGGGCTACCCGAGCCTTCGGGCCGATCACCGGCTGGATGGGCGGATGGGGGATCATCGTCGCTGACGTGATCGTGATGTCGAACCTGGCGCAGATCGCCGGGTCGTACACGTTCACCTTCATCGGTGGTTTCGGGCTGCCGGGGGTGGCGGCGCTCGCGACGAACGAGTTCGCGACGCTCATCGCCGGCCTCCTGTGGATCGCCGTCATGACATGGATCTGCTACCGGGGGATCGAGATCTCCGCGCGCGTGCAGTACGTGCTGCTCGCCTTCGAGGTCATCATCCTGCTGTTCTTCGCGGGTTTCGCGCTCGTGAAGGTCTACACCGGCAACGCCGAGCCCTACTCGCTGATCCCGCAGTGGAATTGGTTCAACCCGTTCGGGCTCGACTTCAGCCAGACGATCGCGCCGGCCATGCTGACAGCGATCTTCATCTACTGGGGCTGGGACACGGCGGTCTCCATCAACGAGGAGACCAAGGACCCGGGAAAGACCCCGGGACGTGCGGCCGTGATCAGCACCATTCTCCTTCTCCTCACCTACGCGATCGTCACCGTCGCGGCCATTGCATTCGCCGGGGTCGGAGACAAAGGCATCGGATTGGCGAACCCCGCCAACTCGAGTGATGTGTTCTCCGCCATCGGGCCGACATTGTTCGGCTCCGGACCCATCGGATCGATACTCCTGACCCTTCTCGGCTTCTCGATCCTGACCTCCGCGTCGGCGTCGACCCAGACGACGATCCTCCCGACGGCGCGCACCTCACTGTCGATGGCGGTCTACAAGGCGATCCCGGAGAAGTTCGCCCGCATCCACCCCAAGTTCCTGACGCCGACCTGGTCGACGATCGGCATGGGCGTCATCTCGGCGGCGTTCTACTTGATCTTCTCGGCGATCAGTTTCAGCCTGTTGAACGCCCTGATCGGGTCGATCGGCCTGATGATCGCGTTCTACTACGGCCTGACCGGGTTCGTCTGCGTCTGGTTCTACCGCAAGACGATGTTCAAATCGTTCCGTAACGTGATCATGCGCGGCGTGTTCCCGTTCGTGGGCGGGGTGATTCTGCTCGCCGTGTTCGTCTACGGCCTCGTCCAGTTCGCAGCCCCCGACTGGCTGGTCGACGACGCCGGCAAGAATGTGACCATCTTCGGCATCGGCGCCGAAGCGGTCGTCGGTGTGGGCGGACTGCTGCTCGGACTGGTGCTGATGTTCATCTGGTGGGCGGTCAGGCCGGACTTCTTCCGGGGCAAGACGCTTCCGATGCGCTCCGACGACCTCGTGCTCGCGAACGTCGAAGGAGGGCTGGCCGGCTTCGGGCTTCCGGACTCGGGCGTCTTCGCGACGGTCATCGCCCCCGACCTGTCGAACCTTCCTCCCGGCCAGACGGCGATCAACGTCGAGACCGGTGAACCGGTCGACACCCCGTCCGAGCTGCCACCGGCCGATCCGAACTTCGGCAAGCCACCGGAGGAACGCGAGTGA
- a CDS encoding oxygenase MpaB family protein, whose translation MTRLTDPIRVRLLETLAGQPNGVPGWVREFEEGDDAGFFGPGSATWTVHGSMPTLVAGVRALLMQALHPGALAGVRDWSRFREDPLGRLAGTIRWIHTVTYGDTTQAAEGSQWVLRLHERVVGTYVDARGATHPYAANDPHLLSWVHLAFTDSFLTAHELWGAPIPGGSDEYVREWATAGELMNVPNPPRSRAELKTQLAEFLPELAGGADADEIVRFVRRAPLRRTLRPSYAVLFAGAVHSLETPYRELLGLREPRLGPVPLPIAGATSLVLRGAGRMLGPRSAGENAARQRLERLGASAS comes from the coding sequence ATGACCCGCCTCACCGACCCCATCCGCGTGCGGCTGCTCGAGACACTGGCCGGACAGCCGAACGGTGTGCCCGGCTGGGTGCGGGAGTTCGAAGAGGGGGACGACGCCGGATTCTTCGGTCCGGGAAGCGCGACCTGGACGGTTCACGGTTCGATGCCGACGCTGGTCGCCGGCGTTCGCGCCCTACTCATGCAGGCTCTGCATCCGGGCGCGCTCGCGGGTGTGCGGGACTGGTCGCGGTTCCGCGAGGATCCGCTCGGAAGACTGGCGGGCACCATCCGCTGGATCCACACCGTCACCTATGGCGACACGACGCAGGCGGCAGAGGGCTCGCAGTGGGTTCTCCGGCTCCACGAACGTGTGGTCGGCACCTATGTCGATGCGCGGGGTGCCACCCACCCATACGCGGCCAACGATCCGCACCTCCTGAGCTGGGTGCACCTGGCGTTCACCGACTCGTTCCTGACCGCACACGAGCTGTGGGGCGCGCCGATCCCCGGTGGGTCCGACGAGTACGTCCGCGAGTGGGCGACCGCGGGCGAGCTGATGAACGTCCCGAATCCGCCGCGGTCGCGCGCCGAACTGAAGACACAGCTGGCGGAATTCCTGCCCGAACTCGCCGGGGGAGCGGATGCCGACGAGATCGTCCGCTTCGTGCGGCGTGCGCCGCTGCGGAGGACACTGCGGCCGTCGTACGCGGTGCTGTTCGCGGGCGCCGTGCATTCGCTCGAGACGCCGTACCGCGAACTGCTCGGCCTCCGAGAGCCCCGGCTCGGCCCTGTGCCACTGCCCATCGCCGGGGCGACGTCTCTCGTGCTCCGCGGAGCCGGCAGGATGCTCGGTCCGAGGAGCGCTGGAGAGAACGCCGCCCGGCAGCGGCTGGAACGGCTTGGCGCTAGCGCTTCTTGA